Sequence from the Deinococcus malanensis genome:
CGAGAAAAAAGACATGACCCAGGCTGTAGCTCAACCCAAAATCAACACCCAGCCCACCCCCACTGCCACCCCTGCATCCACCGAGGCCCTGATCAGCATCGATGACTTTGCGCGGATCGACCTGCGTATCGCTGAGGTCGTGGCCTGTGAAGCGGTCGAGAAGGCCGATAAACTCCTGAAACTGACCGTCAGGCTGGGCGACGAGACCCGCACCGTGGTCAGCGGTATCCGCAAGTGGTACGAACCGGCCGATCTGGTGGGCCGCAAGGTCGTGCTGGTCGCCAACCTGAAGCCCGCCAAGCTGCGCGGCATCGAGTCCCAGGGCATGATCCTGGCCGCCGAGGACGCGGACGGCAACCTGGACCTGGTCGGAACAGGTCTGGACCTGCCCAGCGGCACCAAGGTCCGCTGAGGCCTTCAGCCCGGGATCACGAACGGAGGGTGTCGGGGGCGCCGGGATGACTGTCCCGGCGCCCCCGCGTACTAGACTGCCGGCATGCCGTTCGTGGTTGTGTCCGGGCTTTCCGGCAGTGGAAAAAGTACCGCGTTGCGGGCACTTGAAGACGCCGGCTTCTTTATCACCGATAACCTCCCCCCGGAGTTGTGGGGCCCCATGTACGACCTGAGCAAGGCCCGGGGTCTGACGCGCGTGGCGGTCAGCACCGACGCCCGCACGCGGGATTTTCTGGGTGCGCTGGACGACAGCTATATGAGGCTCTCGCGCCGTGAGGAGGACCTTCATACGCTGTATCTGGAGGCCAATTCGGAGGTGCTGCTCAAGCGCTACAACTTCACCCGCCGCGAGCATCCGCTGGGGGAGACCCTGATGGTGGATTTTGCCCGCGAGCGCGAATTGCTCGCCCCGCTGAGGGCCATCGCCGACACCGTGATCGACACCACCGACCTGAGCGCCAATGACCTGGGAGAACGGGTGCTGCGGCTGTTCCGGCTGGAGCATGACTTTCACCTTCGCCTGCTGTCGTTCGGCTTCAAGCATGCGCCGCCCAGGGACGCCGATCTGGTTCTGGACGTGCGGTCGCTTCCCAACCCACACTACGACCTGGCCCTGCGTCCGCGCACCGGTCTGGACCGTGAGGTGGCGCAGTACGTGTTTCAGGACCAGGCGGGAGAGGACTTTTACATGAACCTGCGGGACTTTGTGCGCACCAGCGCCGAACGGGCCCGCGATACCGGCCGGCACGGATACACCGTCGCGGTGGGGTGTACTGGAGGGCAGCACCGCAGCGTGGCCGTCGCCAGCCGGCTGGCTGCCGACCTGCGCGACCTGAACGTGGATCTTACCGACCACCGGGACATGAACGCCGGGACCAGGGAATGAGCGACCCCCCACTGCGGCGCGATCAGATTGGCGCGGTTTTCCCTGCGGAGAACGGTGCTGCGGGCCATCACAGGACCCGGCGCGCCCGCATGTGGATGCATCCTGGCATCGGCGTCAAGCGCTGGCTGATGCTGTTCGTGGTCTGCACCCTGATTGGTGCGGTCGGCTTCCTGCACTTCACCTGGACCGGGCCGCTGCATTTCACAGCCACCAAATGGATCCTGTGGGTCAACCGCTTTCTGCGGCCGGAATTCATGCCGCTGTACCTGGGAGGCATGATCATCATGGCCCTGTCGCTGCTGGGGGCCCTCTGGAGCATCGCCATGCTCAGCCGGAGCGTGTTGCGGGGAACGGGTACGGCTCCCAGTACAGCCGTGGACGTTATCTATGCCCGGCATACCCTGGGCCGCGCGCCGCGGGTGGTGGCCCTGGGAGGCGGCACCGGCCTGTCGAATCTTCTCAAGGGCCTGCGGGAGATCACCGGAAATACCACCGCCATCGTGGCCATTTCCGATGACGGCGGCAGCAGCGGCCGGCTGCGTGAATCACTGGACATGATCGCTCCAGGCGATCTGACCGACTGCTACGCCGCCCTGTCCGACAGCCCGGTGATGGCCCGGCTGATGCTGCACCGCTTCGCACGTGGAGACGGCATCCAGGGGCATACCTTCGGGAACCTGATGCTTGCCACCCTCAGCGAGGAGGAGGGTGGGCTTGGTGCCGCCATGCAGGACATTCATGAGGTCCTGAGGATTCGTGGCCACGTCTATCCGGCGACCCTGCATCCAGCGACCCTGGTTGCGCAGCTGAGCGATGGCCGGGTCATCCGGGGTGAAAGTCATTTCGCGACCGCTGTGGGCGAGGCCCGGATCGAACAGGTGCGGCTCGACCCGCCCGACGTGCCGGTCATGGGCGCCATTCCGCGTGCGCTGGAAGAGGCGGAACTGATTGTCCTGGGGCCAGGTAGCCTGTACACCAGCATCATTCCGGCCCTGCTGGTGCAGGAGATCGCGGTGGGCATCCGCAACTCGCCGGCGCCGCTGGTCTACGTGGCCAGCCTGATGACTGAACCTGGCGAGACAGATGGCCATACGCTGGAAGATCATGTCAGCGCCATTGTCCGTCACCTGGGCCGGACCCCGGACCATATTCTGGTCAACAGCGCCACCCCGCCACAGGATGTGCTCGACCGCTATGCCCAGCAGGGAGCGAGGCTGCTGAACCTGAATGGAGCCGCCCAGGACCTCCGCGACCGGGTGCGCAGCCTGCCCCTGCTGCAGCCCAACCAGGCCCGTCATGACCCGCATGCGCTGGCCCAGGCCCTATTGACCTACACGCTACGGCCGTCACCCCTGGCGGGGCATAAGGCAGCCCTGATGTCCTTGCGGCAATCCGAAGTCGTAAAGGAACGAGCGATCAAGTGATGTGTCCGGCAGGTCCTCTGCTGGCGTAGGGATGAGCGCCTGAAGTTGGTCCGGGACAGTCGATGGGTGTGGAAGCCGACGTATGACAAATGTTGAGGTGCCGGAGCCCACGATGGTTCGTGCCACCGTGAGCTCCATCGCAGCCAGCCCACAGGTGCGCTGTGACCGGGTCAGCGCACCTGTACTCCTGTTTCCTCACTGAATCCGCGTCCGGCGTCATTCAGACAAACCTGCCTACCCGGCCCGGCGCAGGGAAACTGAGGTGGCTGGTAGCCTGGACCTATGACCACCGCGTTCCCGGAATCACAACCTCCCCTGCGTGTGGTGGCCCAGCACGCACGCACGGCAGCACGTACCCTGCGTTCGCTCAGCACAGAACGGAAAGTCGACGGGCTTCTGGCACTGGCCGCAGAATTACGTGCCCGTGAAAGCCAGATCCTGGCGGCGAACGCCCAGGATGTGGCCGCGGCCCAGGCCGCCGGGCTGCCGTCAGCCATGGTGGACCGGTTGCGGCTGACCTCGCCTGGGCTTCAGGCCATGGCCTCGGATGTCGAAGCGGTAGCCAGCCTTTCTGATCCGGTAGGGGAGACCACACCTGAACAGCTGTTGCCCAGCGGCATCCGCGTCTCGACCCGCCGGGTTCCTCTGGGGGTCCTGGGCGTGATCTATGAGAGCCGACCGAACGTCACGGTGGACGTGGCGGCCCTGGCGCTGATGAGCGGCAATGCAGTGATACTGAGGGGGGGCAAGGAAACGGTCCGCAGCAACGCAGCCCTGGAGGAAGCCATTCAGGCCGCCCTGCACTCCAAGGGCCTGCCCCGCGAGGCCGTGCAGGTGGTCCGTGACCCTGCACGCGAACGCATGCTGGAATTGCTCAGGCTTGACGATCTGGTGGACGCGATTATTCCGCGGGGGGGCGCGGCCTTGCACCGGTTCTGTGTCGAGAACGCTACCGTGCCGGTCATTGTGGGTGGGATCGGGGTGGTGCACCTGTACCTGGACGGCAGCTTCACCCGTGACCCGGATGATGTGCGCCGGGCCGCAGAGGTGATCCAGAACGCCAAGGTGCAGAAACCCAGTGCCTGCAACGCGCTGGATACGCTGCTTATTGACCGCGCGGCTCTGCCTGCCCTGCCGCGGATTGCGCAGCAGCTCGCCGCATCGGGGGTAGACCTGCGGGCCGACCCGGAGGTCCTGTCCGGCCTCAGCGCAGCAGGGATACAGGCGCACCCGGCCCAGTCAGCAGATTACGGGCAGGAGTTTCTGGCCCTGACCATGAGTCTCAAGGTAGTCTCTGGACTTGACGAGGCCCTGGACTTTATCGCCGCTCACGGCAACCATACCGACGTCATCCTGACCCGTGATCCCGCGCAGGCTCAGCGCTTTGTGCAGGATGTAGACAGTGCGGCCGTGATGGTTAACGCCAGCCCCCGGTTCAACGACGGTGGGCAGCTGGGCCTGGGTGCCGAAGTCGCCATCAGCACCCAGAAACTTCATGCGCGCGGGCCGATGGGCCTGCGAGAGCTGACCACCACGAAATGGGTAGTCCTTGGTGACGGCCATATACGCGCCTGAATGCCAATTGCTTGAAAGCTGAGTCAGTCTGGCCGCAAAAGGAGGCTGGTTCAGGCTGAGATCAGCGGTGCTGTGGCCCGGTACTGATCAGGCGGCATCAGAACCTGCCGGGCCATGCCGATCAACCACAGGCGCGCTTCGAGTGAGGTGCTGGCGTGGCAATGGGCCTGACGCATGATCAGGAGCCACGCATCCTGTACACGGGTGTCAGGGTCAGGCAGTTTTGAACGCTCGGCCATGGCATACAGCAGCGGGGCGTAGCGCCGGTGGAGCTCTCTCAGGGCCTCCAGATCATTTTGAGCCAGCGCACACAACAGATCGGCGTCCGATAACGCGCCCATCCCGGTTGAAGCGGATTCTGCTTGTGCATCAGCCCGCACCATGGAGGTCAAACCTTTCACACAGCCTCCGGAAGTTGGGACGGCAACAGTTTGAAGTCGGAAGGCACCCAGCCAGATTGCTGCAGGGCAGAACGGAAGCCAGCAGTGTGGAGGGCCGTGAAAGTTGCATCTTTGGTCAGTGTATGGAGCGGTCGACACCGTGGCTCTGGGAATTCAAACCCACCGCAGTCACACGTCTCCTGGCCGCCAACAGAGGGTTGGTCTGACCACGAGACAGTGATGTGACTTTTGGCGTACAGAGGCATACATTCTCCTGGCGCCATCAGCAGCCGGTAAGGGCTCGGCGCCGTCGTGAGTGATCTCAACCGGTGACCCTCTAACCTTAGATTGTGTGCAATTAAAATGGTAGTGCCCAGCAGAGAGGGTTCATTAATCTAATTGCAGGTACAGCGGCTTCACGTGTAGCCGTCGCCTGACATGAGCAGATCTTCATTTTGAGCGGGACCCATATTGGCAGTTCTGGCTGGTCCCGTGATCTGTTGGTCACCCGCCCTATGCTCTGTGTCTCTTGCTCTGGGAGTTATATTCCGTGTTCCGTGCAAAAGCCAAAGTCGTTCAGTGATTTTCCGCCCCTGCTGGAATGTCATAGAGCACATGGTGCTGCCGGTGTTAAAAGTTCAGGCACAAGCCGGTGGCGGGTCGGGCGCACCATTCCTGTAGATGGCAGGTTTACGCAGGGCCCTGCACTATCAGGGGGACCAGTACTGGCACGTGATCAAGAATTGTGAACGATAAGAGGTCGTTATAGAAACTCCGCTGTTCCGTGGTGAGGTGCTCGCTGCCTCACTTGCGGATGCGCCTGACCCAGCGTGAGCCTCCTGGGCGCCGGGCTTTTCGGAATCCCCCACGGCTTTTCTAGGCTCAACCGGGGTTGACAGGGTGATAAGGTGTGAACCCAGTTCAGTTCCGAACAGACAAAGGTCAAGCCTCATGTGACTCGTGGCATGACCTTTCTCTACATCATGTGGCTGACTTACACACCCAGGGGCACGTCCACACCAAGCTCGGCCATAACGGTGCGGATGGCTGGAGCATCAATCCCGGCCCGGGCGTGCACACTGTCTACAGTGGCATGTTCCTGGAACTCATCCGGAATCCCCAGTACACGCACCGTGGGACGAAGATTCATGGTGTTCAGGGCCTCCAGCACGGCGCTGCCAAAGCCTCCAAGGACAGTGTTGTCCTCGACAGTGACGATGGCGCGGGCGCGCGACGCGACCTCTCGGAGCATGTTCTCGTCCAGCGGCTTCACGAACCGGGCGTTTACCACGCCTACCCCGGGAAGGTCCCCCACGGCCTTCAGGGCATATTCCAGGGACTTCCCACCGGCCAGGACAACCACGTCATCTCCGGGCTTCAGCCGCTCCCACGTTCCCCACTCGAATTCCGGCCAGGTGCCTTCCGGAACACGCTCGGTCGTGCCACGTGGATAGCGTATGGCAAAGGGTCCGGGCTGTGACTGCGCCGCCCGGAGCATCCCCCGAAGCTCCTCGGCATTTCGGGGCAGGCCAATCCTCACGTTAGGAATGCTGCGCAGAAAGCTGAGGTCGAAGACGCCGTTGTGCGTGGCGCCGTCGGCCCCCACGATGCCAGCGCGGTCAATGGCGAAGGTGACGTTCAGGTTCTCGATGGCCACGTCATGCAGCACCTGATCGTAGGCACGCTGCAGGAAAGTACTGTAGATGGCCACGATGGGTTTGAGGCCCTGTAGGGCCATACCTGCGGCCGTCGTGACTGCCACGTCTTCAGCAATCCCGACGTCCAGGTAGCGGTGTGGGTGAATCCTGCTGTATTCCACCAGACCGCTGCCCTCGCGCATGGCCGGCGTGATCACAAAGGTGCGCGGGTCAAGCCGCGCCAGTTCGGTGACTGCGTCTCCGAACGCCGCGCTCCAGGAATAGGCACTGCTGGGGACGAGTTCGCCGGTGGCCGGGTCGAACTTGCTGGGTCCATGCCACGAGATCGGGTCCGCCTCTGCGTAGCTCAGGCCCTTACCCTTGGTGGTCACCACGTGCAGGATGGTCGGTCCGTCAAGATCCACCAGCCGCTCCATCAGCCACACCAGCTCCTGAACGTTGTGGCCGTCGACCGGACCGACGTACCGCACGCCCATCGCCGCAAACGGGTTGACGCTGGCAGGGTCGAAAAAATGCCGCGTGGAACTTTTCGCCCGACTCATCAGGTTGGCCAGCGGCTTACTGACGGCCTCGACCGCCTTCTTGCTGGCCCCCTCGCCTTCCTGGAACCATTTCTGAACCTGCAGACCGCGCATGAACTTGTTAATGGCCCCGACGTTCTCGCTGATGCTCATCTCGTTGTCGTTGAGCACGATCAGCATGCGGCGGTTCATGTCCCCGATGGTGTTCAGGGCGGCCAGGGCCATGCCGCCGGTCAGCGAACCATCACCAATCACGGCGGCGACCTTGTAGTCCTGCGCCAGGGCGTCACGCGCCATCGCCATGCCCAGGGCGTTGGCCAGCGAGGTGCTGGCGTGCCCCACCGTGATGGCGTCGTGTTTGGATTCACTGACCTTGGTAAAGCCAGACAGCCCGCCTTCTTTCTTGACCGTAGGCATCAGGTGCCGGCGGCCAGTGAGCATCTTGTGGGCATAGGCCTGGTGCCCTACGTCGAACAGGATGCGGTCACGCGGGGAGTTCAGTACGTAGTGCAGTGCGACGATCAGGTCAGTTGCTCCCAGCGAGGACGCCAGGTGCAGGCCTCCCACCGAACAGACCCGCACGATCTCCTCGCGCAATTCCTGGGCCAGCGCGGGAAGCTGCTCACGGGACAGACGCTTGAGGTCTTCCGGACTCTGGACCCGGTCAAGCAGCGGCGTCAGGGAAGGTTGCGCGGTCATGGCTGACTCCCCGAGCGGGGTGTGCTGAAGTTGCGTCCCGTGAGCAGCAGGCCTTCGGGGGAGCGGACCTCGCCGGTAAACGGGGTAAACCACAGCTGCTGGGTGGCGGGGAACAGCCCCCCGACGGTGTCGCTCATCTGCCGGGTCACCACCCAGACATTGAAGGTGCCGCCCGGCGTCTGCACGCGCCTCTGTTGCTGCACCAGATAGCTGTAGGTCACGCTGCCCTGCGCCTGCGTTTTGCCGGCGTCATCGACTACCGTGACCTGACTCTGGCCCTGCCAGGCCAGGCCTACGCGCCAGGACCCCGGGGCCGGATACTCCTGCATCGGCGGCTCCAGGCGAATGGTCAGGCCCGGCTTGCGGATGCCCTGCAAGAAAACCCCGCTGTCCGTGAAGGTGCGGAACCAGGTCTGCTGGGCGCCGCGGCCCGTCAGTTCGAACGTCTGCACGGTCTGGCCGGCAAATACCGAGGGGCCCATGGCGCGCAGCGTATAGGGAATGGCAGTGGCTGGGTCGCCCTCCGGCAGGTAGGACCAGGCCAGCCCGGCCTCGCGCGGGTAGAACGACACCCCGCTGACAGGAGTACTGGCCTGCACGGTCGAGGGAGCCGCCGAACGGGTGGGGGCACACGCCCCCAGACCCAGCAGGGCCACGAGCAGCGACAGACGGACCAGCAACAGGCGTTCAGACATGGTGCTCAGGGTAAACCTCAACTCGCCTTGCATGCTCACAGCTAACATGAAAACCGGCTGACTTTTGCCCTGACTTGCGGGACATGGACGCACGACCAAGAAAGAAGGGACGCCACAAGCGTCCCTTCCCCCTGAGCCGGGTGGTCAGCCGGGTTTGCCCTGTTCACCCTGCACGCGGGCTTTCAGGGCCGCGAGTGCGTCGTCCACGTCCTTGTCGCGGCCCAGGTCCCGCAACTGGGCGTCGATGTCATTTTCGCGCCGCAGGTCTGACATGGCACGGTTGCGGTCCTCCATGCCCGCGACCTTCTGTTCCATCTCGTTGAAGGCGTCCATCGCGCCGCCCGCCTTATCGAAACCCGAGACGCGGTCCAGCGTGGCGCCGGCCTGCGCCGTTTTCTGACGGGCCGCGAGCAGGGTCTTTTTGGACTCCATTTCGTCGATTTTGGCTTCCAGCGCGCGCAACTGGGTCCGCAGCTGGTCGACCGTGTTGGTCTGGGTGGCACGCTGTTCGTCGAAGCCAGCGGCAAGATCCTTGTGGTTCTGTGCGCGGCGCAGGGCTTCACGCGCCAAGTCCTCGCTGCCGCCGCGCAGGGCCTCTTCCGCCTTCTTCTCGTACTCGGTGGCCAGCTTGCGGTTGGTGGTGGCCTCGCGCTCCAGCTTGATGTTCTGGCTCATGGCTTCTGCCACTTCGCTGCGGGCATCCGTATAGGCGCTGCGCATGTCACGCAGCGACTGGTCGATAATCTTGCCGGGGTCCTCGGCCTTGGTGATCATGTCGTTGACATTGGCTCGGAGAAGGCGGGACAGGCGATCAAGAATGGACATGGGTGGAACCTCCTTGCCGCATGATTACGCAGGCCCCCGCCTTCGGGTTGCCGCGCCGGGTGATCCGCAAGACCTGCTGAAGGTCAAATGAGGACGCCTGAAAACAGAAAAACGCGCGCCCGAAGCTGAGCGCGCGTGATGCCTCAATGGAGTCTGGATCAGAACACGATCGGCCGCAGGCCCACACTTTCGGTGCCGCAGGCCACCGTGAGGTTATTGCCGGCGGGCGTGACCGTGCATCCCAGGGCACGCAGGCCGACCAGTGGGAAGATCAGGTTCTTTCCGTCGGTCGCTGGAGCCAGCGGCAGTTCCACGGCGCCGCCTTCACGCTGAACGGTCTTCTGTCCCACGGTGACCGTGAGGGGAGTCTGTCCGGTCACACTGAGACGGAATTTTCCTCCGCCCAGGTTCGAGACATTGACCACGCCCACCAGATCGCTGCCCAGGACGTAGGGCTGTCCCTTGACCACTCCGGCAGGAACGGTGATGCGTGCTGCGCTGGCTGCCGGGGCCTGCACGCCATCGATCACCAGCAGGGTTTCGGCTGCCGCCAGTTCGCTGAGCAGAACGAAGGCCGCAACATTTCCTCCCGCCTTGTCAGAGACGAACAGACTGCTGCTCTTTCCGCCGGCCTTCCAGTCGCCGATCACACGGGTCCCGAGTTTGGTCTTGACCAGCGGCCTGAGGGCCGACGCGCTGCTCTTGGCGTACAGGCAGACAGCTTGCGGGCCAAGTTTCAGCACAGCCGGGCAGCGGATGATCTGGCCTTTGACCAGGGCCCCCAGTTCCACAGCCAGAGAGCTGGCCACGCGCGTGGTAGCCGCCGAGGGACGCGGGGTCGTGGCAGCGGGCCGGGCCGGAGCGGGGGTGGTCACAGCGGGGCGGGCTGGTGCGGCGGCCGGAGCCGGGGTGGCCGGAGCAGGAGTGGTCGGCGCCGTCTGGGCAGCAGCGTGGGTAAGAAGACCGGTCGTGAGCAGCAGGGTCACGGCGCGGGCGGAGGTTTTGACAAGCGACATATGAGGGCATGCTAAACGGGCAGCATGAGCAGGAACTTTGAAAGCTGACGCGCCGGTTGATTCCCTGGGTGTCTGATGCAAGATTCGCTCAGCCAGGTGGTCATTCAATGTTAAGGCACCGTGGATTGCTTCACAGCGGCGCGGCCGGTCTGACGGTAGGGTCCCTGGTGTGCTTGTGCCTGCCAACCGACCCGCCCGTGCTCGGAGTACCGAGGAAAAAAATCAGCGCCGCGACGACATCCTGAGGGCTGCTGAACGTCTGTGGACGACCACGCCGTACGCTGACCTGAGTATGAATCAGGTGGCCCGGGAAGCCCAGCTGGCCAAGGGGACCCTGTATCTGTACTTCGACACCAAAGAGGAACTGTTTCTGGCCCTTCTCAGCGAGCACCTCGGCGCGTGGCTGCATGACCTGACCGCTCAGCTGGATGAAAGGCAGCCCCAGACACCCGATGACGTGACCGATGTACTGCTGGCCACCTCGCAGGGCCTGGAACCGCTGCGGCGTCTGCTGGTACTGCTAGGGACTGTGCTGGAGCGCAATGTGCGGCCCGAAGTCGTGACCAGCTTCAAGCAGGAGGTCCAGGCCCTGACCGAAGGCGTCGTAGAGCGCCTGCCTTTCTCCCCGGAAATCACGCTGCGTCTGCTGCACCACCTGCATGCGCTTTCTATCGGCTGGCAGCAGCTGACCGAGGACGCCGCGCGCTCCGGTCAGGCGAGCCCCTTTGAAGAGGAATTCCGCGTGGCGCTGCGTGCAGTGGTGCGTGCCGTCGCCCAGGCCTGAGGCTGGGGTCAATAAGAAGGAAGGCCACCCGACAGCCGGGCGGCCTTCCTTTGCCGTGCAGGCTGCTTACTCTTTGACGCCCCCGGCGGTCGCTCCGCCCACGAAGTACTGCTGGAAGCCGTAGAAGAGCGCGACGATAGGCAGGGCACCCAGGGTGGCAGCCGCTGCGAAGACCCCCCACTTCGTCGAGAACTGCCCCTGCGTGAAAGACAGCAGCATGATGCCGACGGTCCACTTTTCCACCCCGGTCAGCAGGATGTTGGCCAGAATGAATTCGGCGTACGTCCCGATGAACTGGTTCAGGAAGATAAACACCAGCATCCCGCCCGACAGCGGCAGCACCACGCGCAGGAAGGTCTGCCAACGGGTGGCGCCGTCCACCATCGCCGCTTCCTCAAGGGACTCGGGAAGGCTTTCGACATAGCCCTTGAAGATCCAGGTGTTAAACGCGATGGCCCCGCCGGAGTAGGCCAGGATCAGACCGGTGAAGGTGTTGCTCAGGCCCAGCGCCACCAT
This genomic interval carries:
- the dxs gene encoding 1-deoxy-D-xylulose-5-phosphate synthase, with product MTAQPSLTPLLDRVQSPEDLKRLSREQLPALAQELREEIVRVCSVGGLHLASSLGATDLIVALHYVLNSPRDRILFDVGHQAYAHKMLTGRRHLMPTVKKEGGLSGFTKVSESKHDAITVGHASTSLANALGMAMARDALAQDYKVAAVIGDGSLTGGMALAALNTIGDMNRRMLIVLNDNEMSISENVGAINKFMRGLQVQKWFQEGEGASKKAVEAVSKPLANLMSRAKSSTRHFFDPASVNPFAAMGVRYVGPVDGHNVQELVWLMERLVDLDGPTILHVVTTKGKGLSYAEADPISWHGPSKFDPATGELVPSSAYSWSAAFGDAVTELARLDPRTFVITPAMREGSGLVEYSRIHPHRYLDVGIAEDVAVTTAAGMALQGLKPIVAIYSTFLQRAYDQVLHDVAIENLNVTFAIDRAGIVGADGATHNGVFDLSFLRSIPNVRIGLPRNAEELRGMLRAAQSQPGPFAIRYPRGTTERVPEGTWPEFEWGTWERLKPGDDVVVLAGGKSLEYALKAVGDLPGVGVVNARFVKPLDENMLREVASRARAIVTVEDNTVLGGFGSAVLEALNTMNLRPTVRVLGIPDEFQEHATVDSVHARAGIDAPAIRTVMAELGVDVPLGV
- a CDS encoding gluconeogenesis factor YvcK family protein gives rise to the protein MSDPPLRRDQIGAVFPAENGAAGHHRTRRARMWMHPGIGVKRWLMLFVVCTLIGAVGFLHFTWTGPLHFTATKWILWVNRFLRPEFMPLYLGGMIIMALSLLGALWSIAMLSRSVLRGTGTAPSTAVDVIYARHTLGRAPRVVALGGGTGLSNLLKGLREITGNTTAIVAISDDGGSSGRLRESLDMIAPGDLTDCYAALSDSPVMARLMLHRFARGDGIQGHTFGNLMLATLSEEEGGLGAAMQDIHEVLRIRGHVYPATLHPATLVAQLSDGRVIRGESHFATAVGEARIEQVRLDPPDVPVMGAIPRALEEAELIVLGPGSLYTSIIPALLVQEIAVGIRNSPAPLVYVASLMTEPGETDGHTLEDHVSAIVRHLGRTPDHILVNSATPPQDVLDRYAQQGARLLNLNGAAQDLRDRVRSLPLLQPNQARHDPHALAQALLTYTLRPSPLAGHKAALMSLRQSEVVKERAIK
- a CDS encoding PspA/IM30 family protein, encoding MSILDRLSRLLRANVNDMITKAEDPGKIIDQSLRDMRSAYTDARSEVAEAMSQNIKLEREATTNRKLATEYEKKAEEALRGGSEDLAREALRRAQNHKDLAAGFDEQRATQTNTVDQLRTQLRALEAKIDEMESKKTLLAARQKTAQAGATLDRVSGFDKAGGAMDAFNEMEQKVAGMEDRNRAMSDLRRENDIDAQLRDLGRDKDVDDALAALKARVQGEQGKPG
- the rapZ gene encoding RNase adapter RapZ, with product MPFVVVSGLSGSGKSTALRALEDAGFFITDNLPPELWGPMYDLSKARGLTRVAVSTDARTRDFLGALDDSYMRLSRREEDLHTLYLEANSEVLLKRYNFTRREHPLGETLMVDFARERELLAPLRAIADTVIDTTDLSANDLGERVLRLFRLEHDFHLRLLSFGFKHAPPRDADLVLDVRSLPNPHYDLALRPRTGLDREVAQYVFQDQAGEDFYMNLRDFVRTSAERARDTGRHGYTVAVGCTGGQHRSVAVASRLAADLRDLNVDLTDHRDMNAGTRE
- a CDS encoding glutamate-5-semialdehyde dehydrogenase, yielding MTTAFPESQPPLRVVAQHARTAARTLRSLSTERKVDGLLALAAELRARESQILAANAQDVAAAQAAGLPSAMVDRLRLTSPGLQAMASDVEAVASLSDPVGETTPEQLLPSGIRVSTRRVPLGVLGVIYESRPNVTVDVAALALMSGNAVILRGGKETVRSNAALEEAIQAALHSKGLPREAVQVVRDPARERMLELLRLDDLVDAIIPRGGAALHRFCVENATVPVIVGGIGVVHLYLDGSFTRDPDDVRRAAEVIQNAKVQKPSACNALDTLLIDRAALPALPRIAQQLAASGVDLRADPEVLSGLSAAGIQAHPAQSADYGQEFLALTMSLKVVSGLDEALDFIAAHGNHTDVILTRDPAQAQRFVQDVDSAAVMVNASPRFNDGGQLGLGAEVAISTQKLHARGPMGLRELTTTKWVVLGDGHIRA
- a CDS encoding TetR/AcrR family transcriptional regulator; the encoded protein is MPANRPARARSTEEKNQRRDDILRAAERLWTTTPYADLSMNQVAREAQLAKGTLYLYFDTKEELFLALLSEHLGAWLHDLTAQLDERQPQTPDDVTDVLLATSQGLEPLRRLLVLLGTVLERNVRPEVVTSFKQEVQALTEGVVERLPFSPEITLRLLHHLHALSIGWQQLTEDAARSGQASPFEEEFRVALRAVVRAVAQA